From Shewanella psychrophila, a single genomic window includes:
- a CDS encoding alpha/beta fold hydrolase has product MLDTLFPFKRNYLDRNGHKLQYVNEGLGEPVVMVHGNPSWSFYYRNVVSALSCNHQCIVPDHIGCGLSDKPDDSGYDYTLKNRIDDLEALLEHLNVKENITLVVHDWGGMIGMGFAARYPERIKKLVILNTGAFHLPKAKPFPWALWICRNTLLGTGLVRGFNAFSSIASYVGVKRKPMSSEIRKAYVAPFNSWANRISTLRFVQDIPLKEGDRNYELVSEIAASLPKFSNVPTMICWGLKDFVFDKHFLAQWKVEMPHATVHEFADCGHYILEDASDEVVGHITQFMSRDSAAV; this is encoded by the coding sequence ATGTTAGACACTCTGTTTCCCTTCAAGCGCAATTATCTCGACAGAAATGGTCATAAGCTACAGTACGTCAATGAAGGTCTAGGTGAGCCAGTGGTTATGGTTCATGGCAACCCAAGCTGGTCATTCTATTATCGAAATGTGGTCTCTGCGCTGAGCTGTAACCATCAATGTATCGTACCGGACCATATTGGTTGTGGATTGTCCGATAAACCAGATGACAGCGGCTATGACTACACCCTAAAAAATCGTATTGACGATCTCGAAGCTTTGCTTGAGCATCTGAATGTGAAAGAGAATATCACCTTAGTGGTGCATGACTGGGGCGGAATGATAGGCATGGGGTTCGCCGCTCGCTATCCTGAGCGGATTAAGAAATTAGTCATTCTGAATACCGGTGCTTTTCATCTACCCAAAGCTAAGCCTTTTCCTTGGGCTTTATGGATCTGTCGTAATACCTTACTAGGCACAGGTCTGGTTCGCGGTTTCAACGCATTTTCATCTATCGCCTCTTATGTTGGCGTTAAGCGTAAGCCAATGTCGAGTGAGATACGTAAAGCCTATGTGGCGCCGTTCAACTCATGGGCAAACCGCATCTCAACCTTGAGATTCGTGCAAGATATCCCGTTGAAAGAGGGTGATCGGAATTATGAATTGGTGTCGGAGATCGCTGCAAGTTTACCCAAATTTTCCAATGTGCCGACGATGATCTGTTGGGGTCTGAAAGACTTCGTATTCGATAAGCATTTCCTTGCTCAGTGGAAAGTTGAGATGCCCCATGCGACCGTGCATGAATTTGCAGACTGCGGTCACTATATTCTTGAAGATGCCAGTGATGAAGTTGTTGGTCATATCACTCAGTTTATGAGTCGCGATTCTGCTGCCGTTTAA
- a CDS encoding 3-oxoacyl-ACP synthase III, whose amino-acid sequence MKYSRVFINSLAYELAPEVVSTSELESRLAPLYKKFRIPMGQLAALTGITERRWWPKGHRLSDGALAAAHKAIDETGVKVSDLGAVVYTGVCRDQHEPATACRIAAELGVSKDTAIYDISNACLGVLSGILDIANRIELGQIKAGLVVSCESARHIVDITIDNMLAEQTMQNYAQSLATLTGGSGAVAVLLTDGSLPLMSDRQHQLLGASHLSAPEHHNLCQWGLQEAGLHLYREFMRTDGVALLKEGVELARHTWSHFLEQRDWVVEQVDKVICHQVGSSNRRQVLNALNIPQEKEFPTYQLLGNMGTVSLPVTAAMAHDQGFLQKGDQVSFLGIGSGLNCMMLGIKW is encoded by the coding sequence ATGAAATATTCCCGAGTATTTATCAATAGCCTGGCATATGAACTGGCACCTGAAGTGGTGTCCACTTCTGAATTAGAATCTCGTTTGGCACCCCTATATAAGAAGTTTCGCATCCCTATGGGGCAGCTTGCCGCATTAACCGGGATCACCGAGCGTCGTTGGTGGCCAAAAGGTCATAGATTATCAGACGGTGCTCTGGCTGCTGCTCACAAGGCTATTGATGAAACTGGCGTGAAAGTGAGTGATTTAGGCGCTGTGGTATACACAGGTGTCTGCCGTGATCAACACGAACCGGCAACGGCGTGTCGCATCGCAGCAGAGCTTGGGGTGTCGAAAGATACCGCCATCTATGACATCAGCAATGCATGCCTTGGCGTACTCTCAGGTATTTTAGATATTGCTAACCGCATTGAACTTGGTCAAATTAAAGCTGGCTTAGTGGTCTCATGTGAATCTGCACGTCATATTGTGGATATCACCATAGATAATATGTTGGCCGAGCAAACCATGCAGAATTATGCGCAATCCTTAGCAACCTTAACCGGTGGTTCGGGCGCGGTTGCCGTCTTGCTGACCGATGGCAGTTTGCCACTCATGAGTGACCGTCAGCATCAGCTACTCGGTGCTAGTCACTTATCGGCCCCTGAACATCATAATTTATGTCAATGGGGCCTGCAGGAAGCCGGATTACACTTGTATCGTGAGTTTATGCGCACCGATGGTGTTGCACTGCTCAAAGAGGGCGTAGAACTCGCTCGTCATACCTGGAGCCATTTCCTTGAACAGCGGGATTGGGTGGTGGAGCAGGTCGATAAAGTGATCTGCCATCAGGTAGGCTCATCAAATCGTCGTCAGGTGCTCAATGCACTTAATATCCCTCAAGAAAAAGAGTTCCCTACCTATCAACTGCTGGGCAATATGGGCACGGTGTCTTTACCTGTGACGGCTGCGATGGCTCACGATCAGGGATTCCTTCAAAAAGGCGACCAAGTGAGCTTCTTAGGCATAGGCAGTGGCCTTAACTGTATGATGCTTGGGATTAAGTGGTAA
- a CDS encoding methyltransferase, which produces MQENSHRHRLKKLDTLLVQSRTLWQVKAFDCTLLPWEKRFPCLANKVWSISDVDIDELDKTQAELNAELLPALQQDLQRSDASWQLDLLGQVETALTKGDTDLAQLSVELLSHKEASHFSAGIKGRKWSQITAFAAQIKPDTSEVLEWCAGKGHLGRLISKAHSRPVVSLEWQQNLCDEGTKFADKWHLPQEFICGNAFAPQQSKLKRDQQAVALHACGDLHVRLLRLASQANTRAIIISPCCYHLIQAEQYQGMSQVVLDSELVLSRHDLQVPLQHSTIANAKQVEYRHREVIWRLGFDSLQREVNQSTEYLPIPSIKQSQLNQDFEAFCHWAAEKKSVDLPVDLDINTYLEVGVQRQRLTRRIDLVAHLFRGILEQWLLLDRVCFLEEQGYSVKLTQFCKKAVTPRNSLISAEKQTN; this is translated from the coding sequence TTGCAAGAAAATTCACACCGCCATCGGCTCAAAAAACTCGATACGTTATTAGTTCAGAGCCGTACACTATGGCAGGTGAAGGCATTCGATTGCACTTTATTACCCTGGGAGAAACGGTTCCCCTGTTTGGCTAATAAGGTTTGGTCGATATCTGATGTCGATATCGATGAATTGGATAAGACACAAGCTGAGTTAAACGCTGAGTTGCTGCCTGCGTTACAGCAAGATCTGCAGAGAAGTGATGCTTCATGGCAATTGGACTTGCTAGGGCAAGTGGAAACCGCTTTAACAAAAGGGGACACAGATCTAGCTCAGCTATCGGTTGAACTCTTGTCTCATAAGGAAGCTTCTCATTTCAGTGCCGGCATAAAAGGGCGGAAATGGTCACAAATCACGGCATTTGCAGCACAAATTAAGCCTGATACCAGTGAAGTGCTGGAGTGGTGCGCCGGAAAAGGGCATCTTGGTCGGTTGATTTCCAAGGCTCATTCTCGTCCAGTTGTGAGTCTGGAGTGGCAGCAGAATCTGTGCGACGAGGGAACAAAATTTGCCGATAAATGGCATCTGCCTCAGGAATTTATCTGCGGCAATGCATTCGCACCTCAACAATCCAAGCTAAAGAGGGATCAGCAAGCCGTGGCACTGCATGCCTGTGGCGATCTCCATGTGCGCTTACTACGATTGGCATCTCAAGCAAACACCAGAGCCATAATCATCTCTCCTTGCTGTTACCACCTTATTCAAGCTGAGCAGTATCAGGGGATGTCACAAGTGGTACTCGATAGTGAACTGGTGTTATCCCGACATGATCTGCAGGTGCCGTTGCAGCACAGTACCATTGCTAACGCGAAACAAGTGGAATATCGTCACAGAGAAGTTATTTGGCGTTTGGGATTCGACTCCTTGCAGCGTGAGGTTAATCAAAGCACGGAATATCTACCCATTCCATCGATAAAGCAGAGCCAATTGAACCAAGATTTTGAGGCGTTTTGTCATTGGGCGGCGGAGAAAAAGTCTGTGGATTTACCTGTCGATCTAGATATTAACACTTACCTTGAGGTAGGCGTTCAGAGGCAGAGACTAACCCGTCGAATTGACCTGGTAGCCCATCTGTTTCGTGGCATATTGGAACAATGGTTACTGCTCGATAGAGTTTGTTTTCTCGAGGAGCAAGGCTACTCGGTAAAGTTAACTCAATTCTGCAAAAAAGCGGTTACGCCGAGAAATTCGTTAATATCGGCTGAAAAACAAACAAACTAA
- a CDS encoding chemotaxis protein: MKALLRLSVFVVLGLLTTACSLLEVKLESGVVPLPQEQLNMRVFSRDFSSTFYSRVEQTADQISALESADQQDIYLKSNALMWKINSEQALQRTIFQASPVAAMVDTWAYTAQMSEFYETGAGKALFGEQQSKVIETSRALETQFEKTVKGFLSQGDFNKNRDFIKQYVLENPLTDITFSRKSAFNDWLKFREINEFEAVTTFGSVPEVMSDISDRMAMISEQMPKILGWKAELYALHSNINAEEVQATLVSISETSARFQELMAQSPEMMQSLAVDMRRELSPLLQQLSDSTDDKLKQLSVERQALELMVKNERLALEEMVARERVAAAANLDDISKHTVEVVFQELTKTLKSLILYFVLFLVVVFFAPLGLGVFLGKRMESKKRSKLSSKAIN, from the coding sequence ATGAAAGCGTTGCTACGCTTAAGTGTTTTTGTTGTGCTGGGTCTGCTTACGACGGCATGTTCTCTGTTAGAGGTAAAACTTGAGAGTGGTGTGGTGCCTCTGCCTCAAGAGCAACTAAATATGCGGGTATTTAGCCGTGATTTTAGCAGTACTTTTTATAGTCGAGTAGAACAGACTGCCGACCAGATTTCAGCGCTTGAATCTGCCGATCAGCAAGATATATATCTGAAATCTAACGCTCTGATGTGGAAAATAAATTCTGAACAGGCGTTACAAAGGACTATTTTCCAGGCTTCACCGGTGGCAGCCATGGTTGATACCTGGGCCTACACAGCGCAGATGAGTGAGTTTTATGAAACTGGAGCAGGTAAGGCGCTATTTGGTGAACAACAATCGAAGGTTATCGAGACCAGTAGAGCATTAGAGACTCAATTTGAGAAGACAGTTAAAGGCTTCTTATCTCAGGGCGACTTCAACAAGAACCGCGATTTTATCAAACAATACGTGTTGGAGAACCCTCTCACTGATATCACTTTCAGTCGCAAGTCAGCATTTAATGACTGGTTAAAGTTCAGAGAGATCAATGAATTCGAAGCTGTGACTACCTTTGGCTCAGTGCCGGAAGTGATGAGCGATATTTCAGATCGCATGGCGATGATCTCTGAGCAGATGCCTAAAATATTAGGTTGGAAAGCCGAACTCTATGCGCTGCATTCAAATATCAATGCCGAAGAAGTTCAGGCAACGCTTGTGAGTATCAGCGAGACATCGGCAAGGTTCCAGGAGCTGATGGCACAGAGCCCTGAGATGATGCAAAGCTTAGCCGTAGATATGCGACGAGAGCTGAGCCCTCTACTGCAGCAACTGAGTGACTCGACCGATGATAAGCTTAAACAACTATCTGTAGAGCGTCAGGCATTAGAGTTGATGGTTAAGAATGAGCGTCTGGCTCTCGAGGAAATGGTTGCCAGAGAGCGCGTCGCCGCGGCGGCTAACCTGGATGATATATCTAAACATACGGTAGAGGTGGTGTTTCAGGAGTTAACCAAGACACTTAAGAGTCTGATCCTCTATTTCGTACTCTTCTTAGTCGTGGTTTTCTTTGCTCCTCTTGGTCTAGGTGTTTTCTTGGGAAAACGCATGGAAAGCAAGAAGAGGAGTAAGCTGAGTAGCAAGGCTATAAATTAA
- a CDS encoding DUF1289 domain-containing protein, with product MIHSPCVAKCGLNDDDICVGCYRTIDEIVGWSAGDDVFKAEVWEKLAKRKTELGKGENSESKRISRQKWQETEARLTLNEL from the coding sequence ATGATTCACTCCCCTTGCGTGGCTAAATGTGGTTTAAATGACGATGACATCTGCGTGGGCTGTTATCGGACTATCGATGAGATTGTCGGCTGGAGCGCAGGCGATGATGTATTTAAAGCTGAGGTGTGGGAAAAGTTAGCGAAGCGCAAAACCGAACTAGGCAAAGGTGAGAATAGTGAAAGTAAACGTATCAGTCGACAAAAGTGGCAAGAAACCGAGGCGCGATTAACATTGAACGAACTTTAA
- a CDS encoding YajD family HNH nuclease: MSVSQGQSKLDKVLAQARDYKAKRETGYREQALKLYPWICGRCTREFNNANLRELTVHHRDHNHDNNPSDGSNWELLCLYCHDNEHSKFEELIQYGATTETKVEAATYNPFADLKGMMKK, encoded by the coding sequence ATGTCGGTAAGCCAAGGTCAAAGCAAATTAGATAAAGTATTAGCTCAAGCCAGAGATTATAAAGCGAAACGCGAAACGGGTTATCGCGAGCAGGCGCTGAAGTTATACCCTTGGATATGTGGTCGTTGTACTCGTGAGTTTAATAACGCTAACCTGCGTGAACTGACCGTGCATCATAGAGATCACAATCATGATAATAACCCATCCGATGGCTCAAACTGGGAGTTACTTTGCCTTTATTGCCATGATAATGAGCATTCGAAATTTGAAGAGCTGATTCAGTATGGTGCGACCACTGAGACTAAGGTGGAAGCGGCAACCTATAATCCGTTCGCCGATCTCAAAGGCATGATGAAAAAGTAG
- a CDS encoding BCCT family transporter: protein MSIKSSINPPVFFSSVFLIVLMVFIGATWPEQAQNVFKSAQSWFELKAGWLYILGVAIFLIFIIFVMVSRFGDIKLGPDHAEPDYSYKSWIAMLFSAGMGIGLMFFGVAEPVMHYLAPPDATPETIQAAKDAMKITFFHWGIHAWAIYAVVALSLAYFSYRHKLPLLPRSALYPLIGERIHGPIGHAVDTFAVLGTMFGVATSLGFGVLQVNSGLNYLLGVPVNAMVQVGLIIAISLIATLSVFSGLDKGVKRLSELNLGLAVILLIFVLIFGPTVELLQAFVQNTGGYLSDIVGKTFNLYAYEQKNDWIGGWTLLYWGWWISWSPFVGTFIARVSRGRTIREFLIGVLLVPSAFTFLWMTVFGNTAIDAIMNHGATYLSEAVSTDVSVALFVFFEHMPFSTLLSTIALCLVITFFVTSSDSGSLVIDNLTSGGDQDAPVWQRVFWALLQGVVASVLLLAGGLQALQTVAIASALPFLLVMLLMCLGLYKALQDDWIKLNSVQSHNTSVQYSKTDVDWEDHLDVLVSHPSEDDVQEFLEQVATPALIKVCDSFTRRGIPARVVNLDNRVRFVIPSEDHNDFVYGLRIRAFTITNPLVSEVDDGETDYYRAEVFLEHGGQHYDVMGFNQKQILADVVTQYEKYTHYLHISSSEYLGGDE from the coding sequence ATGTCGATCAAATCCAGTATTAACCCCCCCGTTTTTTTCTCGTCCGTGTTTTTAATTGTTTTAATGGTATTTATTGGTGCCACCTGGCCCGAGCAAGCTCAAAATGTATTTAAGTCGGCTCAATCTTGGTTTGAGTTAAAAGCTGGCTGGCTTTACATCTTAGGTGTAGCCATCTTCCTTATTTTTATCATCTTTGTCATGGTTAGCCGTTTCGGCGATATCAAACTCGGACCAGATCACGCTGAGCCCGATTACAGCTATAAAAGCTGGATTGCCATGCTGTTTTCAGCGGGTATGGGCATAGGTCTGATGTTCTTCGGTGTCGCCGAACCTGTGATGCATTATCTGGCACCGCCTGATGCGACGCCTGAGACTATTCAGGCTGCAAAAGATGCCATGAAGATCACCTTCTTCCATTGGGGGATCCATGCTTGGGCTATCTACGCCGTAGTCGCTCTGAGTCTGGCTTACTTCTCCTACCGTCATAAGTTACCTTTGTTGCCGAGAAGTGCCCTTTACCCCTTAATTGGTGAACGCATTCATGGACCCATAGGTCATGCAGTTGATACCTTTGCTGTGCTAGGTACCATGTTTGGTGTGGCTACCTCCCTGGGTTTTGGTGTGCTGCAGGTGAACTCTGGCCTCAACTATTTACTCGGTGTGCCAGTCAATGCCATGGTGCAGGTCGGATTGATCATCGCTATCTCACTGATCGCTACCCTGTCAGTATTCTCTGGTCTGGACAAAGGCGTTAAACGTCTCAGTGAGCTGAATCTGGGGCTCGCGGTGATCTTGTTAATTTTTGTGCTTATATTTGGCCCTACGGTTGAATTACTACAGGCTTTCGTGCAAAACACTGGCGGCTATTTGAGTGATATCGTGGGCAAGACATTTAACTTATATGCCTATGAGCAGAAGAATGACTGGATCGGTGGTTGGACCTTGCTCTATTGGGGCTGGTGGATCTCATGGTCACCTTTTGTCGGCACCTTTATCGCGCGTGTTTCCCGCGGGCGAACCATCAGGGAATTCCTGATTGGCGTGCTATTAGTGCCATCGGCTTTTACCTTCCTTTGGATGACGGTATTTGGTAACACGGCGATAGATGCGATCATGAATCATGGCGCCACTTATCTGTCCGAAGCTGTGTCAACGGATGTATCTGTCGCCCTGTTTGTGTTCTTCGAACATATGCCGTTCTCGACCCTGTTGTCGACGATAGCTCTGTGCTTAGTCATAACCTTCTTTGTCACCTCGTCAGATTCCGGTTCTCTGGTTATCGATAACCTTACCTCGGGTGGCGATCAAGATGCTCCTGTGTGGCAGCGTGTTTTCTGGGCCTTGCTCCAAGGCGTGGTTGCTTCTGTGCTCTTGCTAGCAGGCGGTCTACAGGCCTTGCAGACTGTAGCTATTGCCAGTGCACTGCCTTTCTTACTGGTGATGTTGTTAATGTGCTTAGGCCTTTATAAGGCGCTGCAAGATGATTGGATCAAACTCAACAGTGTCCAGTCTCATAATACCAGTGTGCAGTACAGCAAGACCGATGTGGACTGGGAAGACCATCTCGATGTCCTAGTGTCTCACCCAAGTGAAGATGATGTGCAGGAGTTCCTCGAGCAGGTGGCGACCCCGGCGCTGATTAAAGTATGTGATAGTTTCACTCGTCGGGGCATCCCAGCCAGGGTCGTCAATTTAGACAATCGAGTCAGGTTTGTCATTCCCAGTGAAGATCATAATGATTTTGTCTACGGCCTGCGGATCAGAGCCTTTACCATTACCAACCCGCTAGTGAGTGAAGTTGATGATGGGGAGACAGATTACTATCGTGCTGAAGTCTTCCTTGAGCATGGTGGACAACACTATGATGTGATGGGATTCAATCAGAAACAGATCTTAGCCGATGTAGTGACTCAGTATGAGAAATACACCCACTACCTGCATATTTCAAGTTCAGAATACTTGGGCGGAGATGAATAA
- the phoU gene encoding phosphate signaling complex protein PhoU — MDNMNLNRHISGQFNAELEDIRNRVLAMGGLVERQLEQALDAISNLDAELAQSVIEGDHKVNGMEVAIDEECARIIAKRQPAASDLRLVLAISKTITDLERIGDACVKIAKVALDKRLKKQQPLLVSLDSMGRHATRFLHGTLDALARMDADAAFELHKEDAKLDKEYEGTIRQLMTYMMEDPRSIPEVFDVLWATRAVERVGDRCQNICEYIIYYVKGKDVRHVSYEEMEKDLNL; from the coding sequence ATGGACAATATGAATTTAAATAGACACATTTCGGGTCAATTTAACGCCGAGCTGGAGGATATACGTAACCGAGTATTGGCAATGGGTGGTCTAGTCGAACGTCAGTTGGAGCAAGCTCTGGATGCGATTTCGAACTTAGATGCAGAGCTGGCTCAGAGTGTGATCGAAGGCGATCATAAGGTTAATGGCATGGAGGTCGCTATCGATGAAGAGTGTGCCCGTATTATCGCCAAAAGGCAGCCAGCAGCGAGTGATTTGAGGTTAGTGCTGGCCATCTCTAAAACCATAACAGATTTAGAGCGTATCGGTGATGCTTGTGTGAAAATTGCCAAGGTTGCGCTGGATAAACGTTTGAAGAAACAACAGCCCTTACTTGTGAGTCTCGATAGCATGGGGCGCCACGCGACCCGCTTTCTCCACGGCACCTTAGATGCCTTGGCTCGTATGGATGCCGATGCCGCATTCGAGCTACACAAGGAGGACGCTAAGTTAGATAAAGAGTATGAAGGTACTATTCGTCAACTTATGACCTATATGATGGAAGATCCTCGCTCCATTCCTGAGGTGTTTGACGTGCTTTGGGCAACAAGAGCCGTAGAGCGTGTCGGTGACCGCTGCCAGAATATCTGTGAATACATCATCTACTATGTCAAAGGGAAAGATGTACGCCACGTTTCTTATGAAGAGATGGAAAAAGATCTGAACCTATGA
- the pstB gene encoding phosphate ABC transporter ATP-binding protein PstB: protein MISIDKSAMSTKFVDLKNLSQEDTALEIRNLDLKYGDKQALFDVSMKIPEKQVTAFIGPSGCGKSTLLRCINRMNDLVDNCHISGEVLLHGQNIYDKKVDVAALRRNVGMVFQRPNPFPKSIYENVVYGLRLQGINNRRDLDDAAERSLRGAAIWDEVKDRLHDNAFGLSGGQQQRLVIARAIAIEPEVLLLDEPTSALDPISTLTIEELITELKSKYTVVIVTHNMQQAARVSDQTAFMYMGELVEYADTNTIFTTPQKRKTEDYITGRYG from the coding sequence ATGATTTCGATAGATAAGTCAGCGATGAGTACAAAATTTGTGGATCTGAAAAACTTGAGCCAGGAAGACACAGCCCTGGAGATCCGTAACTTAGATTTGAAATATGGCGATAAACAGGCCCTGTTTGATGTATCGATGAAGATACCGGAAAAACAAGTTACGGCTTTCATCGGTCCCAGTGGTTGTGGTAAGTCGACTCTGCTGCGCTGTATTAACCGCATGAATGATCTGGTGGATAATTGCCATATTAGTGGTGAAGTCTTGCTACACGGACAAAATATTTATGACAAGAAGGTCGATGTTGCGGCCCTACGTCGTAACGTTGGTATGGTATTCCAGCGTCCTAACCCTTTTCCTAAATCCATCTATGAAAATGTGGTCTATGGATTGCGCCTCCAAGGAATAAACAATCGTCGTGATCTTGATGACGCCGCAGAGCGCTCTCTTCGTGGTGCAGCGATATGGGATGAAGTGAAAGACAGGCTTCATGATAATGCCTTCGGCCTTTCGGGTGGTCAGCAACAGCGTCTGGTGATAGCTCGTGCCATCGCCATTGAGCCTGAGGTGCTACTACTGGATGAACCTACATCGGCTCTGGATCCTATCTCAACTCTGACGATTGAAGAGCTGATCACTGAGCTTAAGTCTAAGTATACCGTGGTGATAGTGACTCATAACATGCAACAAGCGGCTCGTGTATCAGATCAAACTGCATTTATGTACATGGGTGAGTTGGTTGAGTATGCCGATACCAATACCATTTTTACCACGCCACAGAAACGTAAGACGGAAGATTACATTACCGGTCGCTACGGGTAA
- the pstA gene encoding phosphate ABC transporter permease PstA — translation MGNWFKSGSPWIWMTGGAVSISLIAVLGLLLMIAWRGLSYFWPAEIYQWEMEDQQGQTYTLIGEVYDTEQVPTEQLLSAGHVFKETPGDTVTRYLVKTGNREFVGLDFRWILATDIISRSRPEDIAVIERSKNGDFYGYPIAVIEDGKRLDFDDVEASFESHITRAVELNDKSVVIQKGEIGSINYAIEKLRLQERGYELDGKLTPAIKADLSQKRAALQSQYLIVEKEFFGLRTEAGRDSVIIKDMRDLEVTLKLDSILDVTYSNRLGLIDKLGHWFVGVGRFVSDDPREANTEGGVFPAIFGTVFMVMLMAVIVTPFGVIAAVYLHEYAKKGPITKMIRIAVINLAGVPSIVYGVFGLGFFVYMFGGSLDQLFFPEALPAPTFGSPGVLWSALTLAILTLPVVIVSTEEGLSRIPSSVRQASLALGATKAETLWRIILPMASPAIMTGLILAVARAAGEVAPLMLVGVVKLAPTLPIDMNFPFVHLERKFMHLGFHIYDVGFQSPNVEAARPLVYATSFLLVTVIVSLNLTAIAVRNHLREKYRSLEH, via the coding sequence ATGGGTAACTGGTTTAAATCTGGATCGCCGTGGATCTGGATGACAGGCGGCGCTGTGAGTATCAGTTTGATTGCCGTTTTAGGTCTGCTGCTGATGATAGCTTGGCGAGGCTTGAGTTACTTCTGGCCTGCGGAGATCTATCAATGGGAGATGGAAGATCAACAGGGACAAACTTACACCTTGATAGGTGAGGTATACGATACCGAACAGGTTCCTACTGAGCAGCTGCTCTCGGCAGGTCATGTATTTAAAGAGACGCCGGGGGATACGGTTACCCGTTATTTAGTTAAAACTGGTAACCGTGAATTTGTTGGCCTGGATTTCCGCTGGATATTAGCCACAGATATCATTTCTCGTAGTCGGCCCGAAGATATTGCGGTTATCGAACGCAGTAAAAATGGTGACTTTTACGGTTATCCAATTGCCGTTATAGAAGATGGTAAACGACTCGACTTCGATGATGTCGAGGCCTCGTTCGAGTCGCACATAACACGGGCTGTTGAGCTCAATGATAAGTCGGTTGTGATACAGAAGGGGGAGATAGGCTCGATAAATTACGCCATCGAGAAGCTTCGTCTACAGGAACGTGGTTATGAACTTGATGGTAAGCTAACACCTGCTATTAAGGCCGACTTATCCCAGAAGAGGGCGGCACTACAATCACAATATCTGATTGTAGAGAAAGAATTTTTTGGGCTTAGAACAGAAGCGGGACGAGACTCGGTTATTATCAAAGACATGCGCGACTTGGAGGTTACCCTCAAGCTGGATAGCATTCTGGATGTGACCTATTCCAATCGTTTGGGCTTGATTGACAAACTGGGTCATTGGTTTGTCGGTGTAGGTCGTTTTGTTAGTGACGATCCTCGGGAAGCCAACACTGAGGGCGGGGTATTTCCGGCTATTTTCGGCACCGTATTTATGGTTATGCTGATGGCTGTGATTGTTACACCATTTGGGGTGATAGCGGCGGTTTACCTGCACGAATATGCAAAGAAAGGCCCTATCACTAAGATGATCCGCATTGCGGTGATTAACCTGGCCGGTGTGCCCTCGATTGTTTACGGAGTATTTGGCTTAGGTTTCTTCGTTTATATGTTCGGTGGTAGCTTAGATCAACTCTTCTTTCCCGAAGCCTTGCCAGCGCCGACATTTGGTTCGCCTGGGGTACTCTGGTCAGCATTGACTCTGGCTATCCTGACCTTACCAGTGGTTATCGTGTCGACCGAGGAAGGGTTGAGCCGTATCCCCAGTTCGGTACGCCAAGCTAGTCTGGCACTGGGCGCAACCAAGGCGGAAACTTTGTGGCGCATCATCTTACCTATGGCGAGCCCGGCCATCATGACAGGACTTATTTTGGCTGTGGCGCGCGCCGCGGGTGAAGTGGCTCCCTTGATGTTAGTGGGCGTAGTCAAGCTTGCGCCGACCCTACCCATAGATATGAATTTTCCCTTCGTGCATTTAGAGCGAAAGTTTATGCACTTAGGTTTCCATATTTACGATGTGGGCTTTCAAAGCCCGAACGTAGAGGCTGCAAGACCTCTGGTTTATGCCACTTCGTTCCTGCTAGTGACTGTCATAGTGTCATTGAATCTGACGGCGATAGCGGTTCGAAACCATCTACGTGAGAAATATCGCTCACTGGAGCACTAA